One part of the Aneurinibacillus sp. REN35 genome encodes these proteins:
- a CDS encoding tetratricopeptide repeat protein has translation MDTGKKLAGKQYVKEAYRALFDHDFARAVRAFEKAIQCEPTNASYYFKLSVTYARNQQLILAIRAIEQALVLDQGNEKFMLQHQRLVCRQVTEEAAQYIEQGEIPQALTLSRQAIDLDPLYVRAHYIMAYAYFLQGNYIQARKAARQAVRLDPESELAKRLLARCREQAMLEKKSKKGT, from the coding sequence ATGGATACGGGGAAAAAGCTAGCGGGAAAACAATATGTAAAAGAAGCATATCGTGCATTGTTTGATCACGACTTTGCACGAGCGGTTCGTGCATTCGAGAAGGCAATTCAGTGCGAACCGACTAATGCGTCATACTATTTCAAACTTTCCGTTACATATGCAAGGAATCAGCAGTTGATACTGGCTATACGGGCAATTGAGCAGGCGTTGGTTCTAGATCAGGGAAACGAAAAATTTATGCTGCAGCATCAACGTCTCGTATGCCGCCAGGTAACGGAAGAAGCAGCGCAGTATATAGAGCAAGGAGAGATCCCTCAAGCGCTTACATTAAGCAGGCAGGCGATTGATCTAGATCCACTGTATGTACGGGCGCATTATATTATGGCCTATGCCTATTTTTTACAGGGCAATTACATTCAAGCGCGTAAAGCTGCCCGTCAAGCAGTGCGATTAGATCCTGAATCGGAACTTGCAAAGCGGCTGCTTGCACGCTGCAGAGAACAAGCGATGCTGGAGAAAAAATCAAAAAAGGGGACATAA
- the dapB gene encoding 4-hydroxy-tetrahydrodipicolinate reductase, with protein sequence MEQIRVAVAGPRGRMGSEAVKMISKDNSLQLVCGIDPKYDGEDVGEVIGIGSLSAPFVPDLRQALETYRPDVLVDFTTPHVVKQNMLTAIELGVRPVVGTTGFTPQDIEELDKLCREREICGIIAPNFAIGAVLMMKFAQEAAKYMPHVEIIEQHHDQKLDAPSGTAVKTAEMIQAARNEIKQGHPEEKETIEGARGGYYNGFRIHSVRLPGLVAHQEVIFGAVGQTLTIRHDSINRESFMPGVNLAIKKSMEHKGLIYGLENIMV encoded by the coding sequence ATGGAACAGATTCGTGTAGCAGTAGCGGGTCCGCGCGGACGGATGGGCTCAGAGGCGGTCAAAATGATTAGCAAGGATAATTCACTGCAGCTTGTCTGCGGTATTGATCCTAAATATGATGGGGAAGACGTTGGTGAGGTGATTGGAATAGGCAGCCTCTCAGCGCCTTTCGTGCCCGATCTCAGACAAGCCCTAGAGACGTATCGCCCGGATGTACTCGTTGATTTCACTACACCGCATGTTGTGAAGCAAAACATGCTGACAGCAATTGAGCTTGGTGTCCGCCCAGTGGTCGGTACAACCGGATTTACACCACAGGATATCGAAGAGTTAGACAAGCTGTGCCGGGAGCGGGAGATTTGCGGTATCATTGCGCCAAACTTTGCGATTGGCGCAGTCCTGATGATGAAGTTCGCGCAGGAAGCGGCCAAATACATGCCGCATGTTGAAATCATCGAACAGCACCATGATCAAAAGCTAGATGCTCCATCCGGAACTGCGGTAAAAACAGCAGAGATGATTCAAGCGGCACGCAATGAAATCAAGCAAGGTCATCCGGAAGAAAAGGAAACCATTGAAGGTGCACGCGGAGGCTATTACAATGGATTCCGCATTCATAGCGTGCGTCTGCCGGGCCTTGTTGCCCATCAGGAGGTAATTTTTGGTGCGGTTGGACAGACATTGACCATACGTCACGACTCCATTAATCGTGAGTCATTCATGCCGGGTGTCAATCTGGCAATCAAAAAATCAATGGAACATAAAGGTCTGATTTACGGCTTAGAAAATATCATGGTATAA
- a CDS encoding methylglyoxal synthase translates to MNIALIAHDNKKSEMVNFTIAYCDTLANHTVYATGTTGTKIMEATGLTVHRVLSGPMGGDQQIGALIAQDEMDLVIFLRDPLTAQPHEPDVTALLRLCDVHSIPLATNIATAEMLIHALAQGNFSWRESVHKYKGEDRT, encoded by the coding sequence ATGAATATCGCACTCATTGCTCATGACAATAAGAAAAGCGAAATGGTTAACTTTACAATCGCCTACTGTGATACGTTAGCGAACCACACTGTGTATGCCACCGGTACGACTGGAACAAAGATAATGGAAGCAACAGGTCTGACTGTTCATCGTGTGTTGTCCGGCCCGATGGGCGGTGACCAGCAGATTGGAGCCTTGATTGCCCAGGATGAGATGGACTTGGTCATCTTCTTGCGTGATCCTCTGACTGCCCAGCCGCATGAACCAGATGTAACGGCCCTGCTTCGTCTGTGTGATGTCCACAGTATTCCGCTTGCTACAAACATTGCAACAGCAGAAATGTTGATTCATGCGCTTGCACAGGGGAACTTTTCCTGGCGTGAATCTGTCCATAAATACAAAGGAGAGGATCGCACATGA
- the bshB1 gene encoding bacillithiol biosynthesis deacetylase BshB1 translates to MTEQLPEALYALAFGAHPDDVEIGAGGLLRKWANEGKRTGICDLTYAELSSNGTVERRQQEAAEASRVLGIHTRLNLGLPDRGLSPNKEQIEAIAHVIRLYRPRIVLMPYWEDRHPDHGMCSVVVREAVFNAKIRKYEIEGKEAAPAHRVEHVFAYFINGQTEPQFLVDISEEMEAKMAALGAYRSQFEKAPDSVATPLTEGYLERVRAREYVFGQAGGVAYAEGFVSHTPLLLKNFLS, encoded by the coding sequence ATGACTGAACAATTGCCGGAAGCGCTGTACGCACTAGCTTTTGGAGCCCATCCGGACGATGTGGAGATCGGAGCAGGAGGATTGCTCCGCAAATGGGCTAATGAGGGGAAGCGTACCGGTATTTGTGATCTCACATATGCTGAGTTATCGTCGAACGGCACGGTAGAGCGGAGGCAGCAGGAGGCAGCTGAGGCATCACGGGTGCTTGGTATTCATACGCGGCTTAATCTTGGGTTGCCTGATCGAGGGCTTTCTCCTAATAAGGAACAGATTGAAGCGATCGCTCACGTCATCCGCCTTTATCGTCCACGTATTGTATTAATGCCTTATTGGGAGGATCGTCATCCCGATCATGGAATGTGCAGCGTAGTGGTGCGTGAAGCGGTATTTAATGCAAAAATCCGCAAGTATGAAATCGAGGGTAAGGAGGCTGCGCCTGCTCATAGAGTAGAGCATGTATTTGCTTACTTCATTAACGGGCAGACCGAGCCGCAGTTTTTAGTTGATATTAGTGAAGAGATGGAAGCGAAGATGGCAGCGCTTGGCGCTTACCGTTCACAGTTTGAGAAGGCGCCTGATTCAGTGGCGACCCCGTTGACCGAAGGATATCTTGAACGGGTTCGGGCCAGGGAGTATGTGTTTGGTCAAGCTGGCGGCGTTGCATATGCCGAAGGGTTTGTCAGCCACACTCCGCTGTTGTTGAAGAACTTCCTATCATGA
- the bshA gene encoding N-acetyl-alpha-D-glucosaminyl L-malate synthase BshA: MKIGITCYPSVGGSGVVATELGKLLAEQGHTVHFITSGMPFRLGKYYRNIYFHEVDVNSYSVFQYPPYDLTLASRMAQVAQMENLDVLHVHYAVPHAISAYLAKQMVGDRLKVVTTLHGTDITVLGYDHTLKDIIRFGIEQSDAVTAVSQSLINQTREVLQVEKPIDLVYNFIDKREYYPRDMCDVREEYAPGGEKVFIHISNFRSVKRTDDVVRIFHQIKQQVPAKLLMIGEGPELPVVRDLAEELGLREDVIFLGKQEDIACVLSMADVMLLPSEQESFGLVALEAMACGKPVIASDAGGLPEVVCDGATGFVLPIGDIDGMARKAIELVTNEELYERLSRQSMERAYHTFCHKEITRQYEAIYRRVLAEETCSKR, from the coding sequence ATGAAAATCGGAATTACATGTTACCCTTCCGTAGGCGGCTCCGGTGTCGTGGCAACGGAGTTGGGCAAGCTGCTGGCCGAACAAGGGCATACGGTTCATTTTATTACCTCAGGAATGCCGTTTCGTCTTGGCAAATACTACCGGAATATTTATTTTCACGAAGTGGATGTAAATAGTTATTCAGTGTTTCAGTATCCACCGTATGATTTGACGCTGGCAAGTAGGATGGCACAAGTCGCCCAGATGGAGAATCTAGATGTATTGCATGTCCATTATGCGGTGCCGCATGCGATTTCTGCTTATTTGGCCAAACAGATGGTAGGAGATCGTCTGAAGGTTGTAACGACGCTGCATGGAACAGATATCACTGTGCTTGGTTACGATCATACGCTTAAAGATATTATCCGTTTTGGAATTGAACAAAGCGATGCGGTGACAGCTGTCTCCCAAAGCTTGATTAATCAGACGCGTGAAGTGCTGCAGGTGGAAAAGCCGATTGATTTGGTCTATAATTTCATCGATAAAAGAGAGTATTATCCGCGTGATATGTGTGATGTGCGTGAAGAGTACGCGCCCGGCGGGGAAAAAGTATTTATTCATATTTCTAATTTCCGCAGCGTTAAGCGAACAGATGATGTGGTGCGTATTTTTCATCAGATTAAGCAGCAGGTACCGGCAAAGCTGTTGATGATTGGTGAAGGGCCTGAACTTCCTGTCGTTCGTGATCTAGCGGAGGAGCTTGGCTTGCGTGAGGATGTTATTTTTCTGGGGAAGCAGGAGGATATTGCCTGCGTGCTGTCCATGGCCGATGTCATGCTGCTGCCATCAGAACAAGAGAGCTTCGGACTTGTAGCATTGGAGGCTATGGCATGCGGAAAGCCTGTCATAGCAAGCGATGCCGGGGGGCTGCCTGAAGTAGTGTGTGATGGAGCCACCGGTTTTGTGCTGCCGATTGGAGATATAGATGGAATGGCTAGGAAGGCGATTGAGCTTGTCACGAATGAAGAATTGTATGAACGCCTCTCCCGCCAGTCGATGGAGCGCGCGTATCATACGTTTTGCCATAAAGAAATTACCCGTCAGTACGAAGCGATTTATCGGCGCGTACTGGCCGAAGAGACGTGTTCTAAGCGATGA
- a CDS encoding CCA tRNA nucleotidyltransferase: MNEQVMKAGEHVLYTLEKAGHTAYFVGGYVRDTLLGRPVHDLDIATSARPDAVMALFARTIPTGLAHGTVTVLEDGVPLEVTTFRTESGYADHRRPDEVRFVTDIAEDLARRDFTVNAMALDLRGNVVDPFGGQQDLQARLIRAVGRAEERFAEDALRMLRCLRFASQLGFTIDPSTYEAICHQAADIGYVAVERISAEWNKALAGLYPDDTVTYACATGLAAHMPGINRLLEEKQVFSAEENAKLRAAQGLVLRWAYLFLICGRETEVEAILRTLRCEKKLIKACQQTVALMLKMQESTASDKLMEWLVETGFEAVSAAWTLYGIQSGTERHMPDLSHLYETMQVRSLQELAINGADLQREMRRQGGPWIRDLLVQLALHVNKGQVKNEQQALLLRARMILDENT; this comes from the coding sequence ATGAATGAGCAGGTAATGAAGGCGGGCGAACACGTATTGTACACACTTGAGAAGGCCGGTCACACAGCTTATTTCGTTGGTGGATACGTGCGCGATACATTGCTTGGACGGCCTGTGCATGACTTAGACATTGCAACGTCAGCCAGGCCGGATGCGGTGATGGCCCTGTTTGCGAGAACCATTCCTACAGGGCTTGCCCATGGAACAGTAACGGTGCTTGAGGATGGTGTTCCGCTTGAAGTAACAACGTTTCGGACGGAGAGCGGATATGCAGACCATCGGCGTCCAGATGAAGTGCGATTTGTCACAGATATTGCAGAGGATTTGGCACGCCGTGATTTTACGGTAAATGCTATGGCACTTGACTTGCGGGGGAATGTCGTAGACCCGTTTGGCGGGCAGCAGGATTTGCAGGCCCGCTTAATACGGGCGGTAGGTCGCGCGGAAGAACGCTTTGCAGAAGATGCGCTGCGTATGCTTCGCTGCCTACGCTTTGCAAGTCAGCTTGGATTTACGATTGATCCATCTACATATGAAGCGATTTGTCATCAGGCTGCTGACATCGGCTATGTTGCGGTTGAGCGTATCAGTGCGGAATGGAACAAAGCGCTTGCGGGACTGTATCCGGACGATACAGTCACATATGCATGTGCAACAGGCCTTGCCGCACATATGCCCGGCATTAATCGGCTGCTAGAGGAGAAGCAGGTATTCAGCGCAGAAGAGAATGCGAAGCTGCGTGCTGCGCAGGGGCTTGTCCTGCGGTGGGCGTACCTGTTTCTTATCTGTGGACGGGAGACGGAAGTTGAGGCAATTCTGCGCACGCTGCGCTGTGAGAAGAAGCTCATCAAAGCCTGCCAGCAGACGGTTGCCCTGATGCTTAAAATGCAGGAATCTACTGCGTCGGACAAGCTTATGGAATGGCTGGTGGAGACCGGATTTGAAGCGGTATCTGCGGCATGGACATTATACGGAATCCAATCGGGAACTGAACGTCATATGCCCGACCTCTCGCATCTATATGAGACGATGCAGGTGCGTTCATTGCAGGAGCTGGCGATTAACGGAGCCGATTTGCAGCGGGAGATGAGAAGGCAGGGCGGCCCATGGATTCGAGATCTGCTGGTTCAGCTTGCGCTTCATGTAAACAAGGGGCAAGTGAAAAATGAGCAGCAGGCGTTACTACTCCGAGCGAGGATGATATTAGATGAAAATACGTGA